A DNA window from Streptomyces sp. CA-278952 contains the following coding sequences:
- a CDS encoding caspase family protein has product MSVLPDPRGSRAVLVGTSRYERLEQLPAVSNNLRALSGLLSGPLSLQLPPQHVTVVENAAAAHTVVGAVRRAAAEATDTLVVYFAGHGLIEQDALSLALPHTEFGHVETSLPFEWLRQVLLMDSNAERHVVILDCCYSGLALGRMNASTGFAEQAAVEGSYLLAAAAETRTALAPVGDTYTAFTGTLLDTLNHGIPGGPALLDLGTIYRHLYRTMRARGHPVPQARDRNSGAQVALGRNHAKLPAPLAATPSAATPSSAATPPAAAPSPGAQPGAEAAWHARPDPGRRSPEEADAERARDNAPISVEAVETGPWKPATYSFTARTGHWARERGR; this is encoded by the coding sequence GTGAGCGTTTTACCTGACCCGAGGGGGTCGCGGGCGGTCCTGGTGGGAACGAGCCGGTACGAGCGTCTTGAGCAGCTGCCGGCAGTATCGAACAACCTGCGAGCCCTCTCCGGGCTCCTGTCGGGACCGCTGTCGCTGCAACTGCCGCCGCAGCACGTGACCGTCGTCGAGAACGCGGCCGCCGCGCACACCGTGGTGGGCGCGGTAAGACGGGCTGCCGCCGAAGCCACCGATACTCTGGTCGTCTATTTCGCCGGACATGGGCTGATCGAGCAGGACGCTCTCAGCCTGGCACTGCCCCACACCGAGTTCGGCCATGTGGAGACCAGCCTGCCCTTCGAATGGCTCCGCCAGGTCCTCCTCATGGATTCCAACGCCGAGCGCCACGTCGTGATCCTGGACTGCTGCTACAGCGGTCTGGCTCTCGGGCGGATGAACGCATCGACCGGCTTCGCCGAGCAGGCCGCCGTGGAAGGCAGTTACCTCCTCGCCGCCGCAGCCGAGACCCGCACCGCCCTGGCACCGGTCGGAGATACGTACACCGCCTTCACCGGCACTCTGCTCGACACGCTGAACCATGGCATCCCCGGCGGTCCCGCACTGCTGGACCTGGGAACCATCTACCGGCACCTGTATCGGACGATGAGAGCCCGAGGGCATCCCGTTCCGCAGGCCAGGGACCGCAACAGCGGTGCCCAGGTGGCGCTGGGACGTAACCACGCGAAGCTTCCCGCACCGTTGGCGGCAACACCGTCGGCGGCGACACCATCGTCGGCGGCCACACCACCGGCGGCGGCGCCGTCGCCGGGGGCACAGCCCGGAGCGGAAGCCGCTTGGCATGCACGGCCTGACCCGGGCCGCCGCTCGCCCGAGGAGGCGGACGCCGAAAGGGCACGGGACAACGCGCCCATCAGCGTGGAGGCGGTGGAAACGGGGCCGTGGAAACCGGCGACGTACTCGTTCACCGCCAGGACCGGCCACTGGGCGCGAGAGCGGGGACGGTGA